The sequence below is a genomic window from Verrucomicrobiota bacterium.
ACCATTTTAATTCCATTGTGGAGCAATTTGCTACAATCAATAGTGTCAAAGTCCATGTCGCCCCTGAAAAGTCAGGTGCTGCGGGCACAGGAGCTTTCCTCTTAGAAACCGATGTAAAAACTTTTCTTACCTCCCCTGCCTTGCAGGAAGAGGCCTTTGGCCCGTCAGGACTGATCGTAAGGTTTGATTCTATTCATGATCTCTCCTCCCTCTTTACCTTGGTGAAAGGCACCCTCACAGCGACCATCCACCATGACGCAGCTGACGATACCGTGGAAGTGGCCGCAGCCTTTTCTCAAGCGGCGCAAATTGCAGGGCGCGTAATCAGTAATGGTTATCCGACCGGGGTAGAAGTCTGCCATGCCATGGTCCATGGTGGGCCGTATCCCGCGACTAGTCACTCCGGATTCACCTCTGTCGGTACCGGTGCTATCCGCCGTTTCGCACGCCCGGTGTGTTACCAAAATCTCCCCGACACCCTATTGCCCGAAACCCTCCGTGATTTAAATCCCCGGAAGATTTTCAGGCTCGTCGATGGGCAATACACTCAAAATCACTCCTGAAAAATATGATGAAAAAAATCGGAATCGGATTTGTCGGTTGTGGGGCCAGTCAATCCATGTATGGACCTGCTCTGCGATACCTGGATGAAGGCCAAGCCGTCGCTTGGGTGGATGTCGAGCTGCAAAAAGCCCAAGATGCCTCCACACGGTACGGGGGGAAGGCTTTTACCGATTATGATGAGTTCCTCAAATGTCCCGGACTGGATGCCGTGGTCATTGTTTCCCCCCCTTGGCTACACCTCACCCAAGCAGATGCAGCGGCCAAGGCAGGAAAACATGTCCTTTGTGAAAAACCCATGGGACGAACTGTCGATGAATGCCGGCAGATGATCGAAGCTGTCGAGGGGCGAGGGAAGATCCTGATGATCGGATTCATGAAACGTTTCAGCCCATGGTTCCTGAAAATCAAAACCATGATCGACTCTGGGGAGCTGGGTGAAGTCTTTCATGTCTCTGTCGACTGGAGCTGGCCACAATATGCCCTCAGCGGTTGGCGCGATAAACGTGAAAACCTCGGTGGACTCTTTTTTGATCACGGCAGCCATACAATCGACCTTTGCCGTTGGTGGCTCGGTGAGATAGAAACCGCTTATGCCGATGTGCGCATTTTGCTCGAAGGCCGGGAAGTCGAGGATTTCACCCAGGCCATTTACAAACATCAAAGTGGGGCTATCAGCACCCATTATAATTCACGCATGACCCATCGCCCCCTCCGTGAGGCCTACCTGATCGAAGGCAGCAAGGCTACGGTGACAATCGAGTGCGTGGGTAAATGGAGCTTTATTTCCCCTGAACCCTTTGTGATCAGGAAATATGTCCAGAACCAAGAACAACCCATCGCGATTGACATTCCTTGGAGCTGGGATCTGGATGAATACGTGAAATCCACCTGGATGTATTTGGGTTCCCTACGCCATTTCTGTGAAGCGATGATTTCCGAAAAACAACCAGCCCTCTGCACCGGAAATGATGGATTAAAATCTGTGGAGGCCATTAATGCCGCCTATATCTCCGCCTGGAAAAAGCAAGTGATTACATTGCCTCTAAACGAAACTTACGAGCCTGAAAAAATCTTTGAGTCATTTGCCGTCGAAAGTCCGAAGATCCCTATTTCACGCTAACCTCATCCTCGAAATTTGCATGGTGTAAAAGGGCAGAATAAAGCTCAACAATCGTCTTCTCTTTTTCAAGCTCGGCAATCTTTCTGCTCGTAATCTCTTTTTCAAGGGCGACAAAGTTTTTGAATTTTCCTGCCTTATCCCGGAGCGGAATCAAATCGATAGCCACCCAGTAGGCATCACCATCCTTATGATAATTCAGGATCTCGACCGAACACGAGTTTTTTTCTTGAATCGCTTTCCTCATCCGCTTAACCACTGCACTGTCAGTCAATGGTCCCTGCAAGAGTGCCCCCGGCTTTTTCCCGATGATTTCATCAATGGAATATCCACACATGGAGACAAAAAGGTCGTTAACCCACTCGACCTTTCCTTGAGTATCCGTCACGACAATTCCGTAACCACTATGTTCGAGTAGTCCGACCGAGAGCTCCTCATCATTAAAAATATTCATAGTCTCTTTCCCCCCTTCGATTAACCTTATCTGTAAATTAATCGCCTTTTGAATATTGTCCACAAAGTATCACTTTTATTACCTCGCCAACGTATAGATAACTAATAGAAAATCTGCTATTCTCAGAGAAACAGGATAGATTAAGGCAATTGAAGATAAATTATCCCACCGGCGTAGACGGAGAGGCTTGAGGCTCGGGCACAGTAGCCTGAGTTGGTTCAATAACCTCTTCGATTGGAGCGGCAGTAGGAATAGATATAACATCGGCTTCCGCTTTAACGGGGAGAGCTTCTTTCTTTTCCTGAAGCTGCGGCGGATTTTTCTTTCCGATTTCGAGGCTCCCATCAAAAAACTCAATCACATATCCCTCATGCACCAGCCATAATAAATCAGCCAGTACCGAGTTCTCATGATAAGCCTGAGTAGCACGGGATTGGCGGGCATTACGTTTCTCAGGTAAAAAATAGACTGTCGCCGATTCCTGTAATGCAGGATTAC
It includes:
- a CDS encoding Gfo/Idh/MocA family oxidoreductase; protein product: MMKKIGIGFVGCGASQSMYGPALRYLDEGQAVAWVDVELQKAQDASTRYGGKAFTDYDEFLKCPGLDAVVIVSPPWLHLTQADAAAKAGKHVLCEKPMGRTVDECRQMIEAVEGRGKILMIGFMKRFSPWFLKIKTMIDSGELGEVFHVSVDWSWPQYALSGWRDKRENLGGLFFDHGSHTIDLCRWWLGEIETAYADVRILLEGREVEDFTQAIYKHQSGAISTHYNSRMTHRPLREAYLIEGSKATVTIECVGKWSFISPEPFVIRKYVQNQEQPIAIDIPWSWDLDEYVKSTWMYLGSLRHFCEAMISEKQPALCTGNDGLKSVEAINAAYISAWKKQVITLPLNETYEPEKIFESFAVESPKIPISR
- a CDS encoding PAS domain S-box protein produces the protein MDNIQKAINLQIRLIEGGKETMNIFNDEELSVGLLEHSGYGIVVTDTQGKVEWVNDLFVSMCGYSIDEIIGKKPGALLQGPLTDSAVVKRMRKAIQEKNSCSVEILNYHKDGDAYWVAIDLIPLRDKAGKFKNFVALEKEITSRKIAELEKEKTIVELYSALLHHANFEDEVSVK